In Pseudoliparis swirei isolate HS2019 ecotype Mariana Trench chromosome 22, NWPU_hadal_v1, whole genome shotgun sequence, the DNA window TCACAGCCCTGAGAGCATCACATGTGAGTACtaaacatactgtacacacatacaatcaGCATTCTacttgtttttttagttttaaatgCTGATTTAAGGCAGATTGTTGGAGAAAAAGGGCTCTGACTGCCCTCTGGCTGCCCTCATGGCTAACCTCTGGCTGCCCTCTGGCTGCTCCATGGCTGTCCTCTGGGTGCCCTCTGGCTGCCCTCTGGCTGCCCTCGGGTTGCCCTCTGGCTGCCCTCTGGCTGACCCCTGGTTGCCCTCATGGCTGACCTGGTTGCCCTCTGGCTGCCCTCTCGCTGACCTCTGGCTGCCCTCTGGCTGCTCCATGGCTGTCCTCTGGCTGTCCTCTGGCTGCCCTCTGGCTTCCCTCTGGCTGTCCTCTGGCTGCCCTCTGGCTGCCCTCTGGCTTCCCTCTGGCTTCCCTCTGGCTGCCCTCTGGTTGCCCTCTGGCTTCCCTCTGGCTGCCCTCTGGCTGCCCTCTGGCTTCCCTCTGGCTGCCCTCGGGTTGCCCTCTGGCTGCCCTCTGGCTGCCCTCTGGCTGACCCCTGGTTGCCCTCTGGCTGCCCTCTGGCTGCTCCATGGCTGTCCTCTGGGTGCCCTCTGGCTGCCCTCATGGCTGACCTCTGGCTGCCCTCTGGCTGCTCCATGGCTGTCCTCTGGGTGCCCTCTGGCTGCCCTCATGGCTGACCTCTGGCTGCCCTCTGGCTGCCCTCTGGCTGCTCCATGGCTGTCCTCTGGGTGCCCTCTGGCTGACCTCTGGCTGCCCTCATGGCTGACCTGGCTGCCCTCTGGCTGCCCTCTGGCTGCTCCATGGCTGTCCTCTGGCTGCCCTCTGACTGCCCTCTGGCTGCCCTCGGGTTGCCCTCTGGCTGCCCTCTGGCTTCCCTCTGGCTGTCCTCTGGCTGCCCTCTGGCTGCCC includes these proteins:
- the LOC130213264 gene encoding basic salivary proline-rich protein 2-like yields the protein MWHSAAPHSLLLLSARGQPEGSQRATRGQPEGSQRAARGKPEGSQRAARGQPEGNPRAARGQSEGSQRTAMEQPEGSQRATRGQPEGSQRAARGQPEGSQRAARGQPEGSQRAVRGQPEDSHGAARGQPEGSQVSHEGSQRSARGHPEDSHGAARGQPEGSQRSAMRAARGHPEDSHGAARGQPEVSHEGSQRAPRGQPWSSQRAARGQPGVSQRAARGQPEGNPRAARGKPEGSQRAARGKPEGNQRAARGKPEGSQRAARGQPEDSQREARGQPEDSQRTAMEQPEGSQRSARGQPEGNQVSHEGNQGSARGQPEGNPRAARGQPEGTQRTAMEQPEGSQRLAMRAARGQSEPFFSNNLP